A genomic segment from Capra hircus breed San Clemente chromosome 7, ASM170441v1, whole genome shotgun sequence encodes:
- the LOC102182293 gene encoding olfactory receptor 10H1-like codes for MQGANFSSAAEFILIGFSTFPHLQLMFFLLFLLMYLFTLLGNLLIMATVWREHSLHTPMYLFLCALSISEILYTFAVIPRMLADLLSTDHSIALRACASQMFFSFMFGFTHSFLLTVMGYDRYVAICHPLWYNVLMSPRGCACLVAWSWAGGSVIGLVVTVAIFQLTFCGSNEIHHFVCHVQALLKLACGENVSILATGLGLVCITALLGCCLLILLSYAFIVATILRIPSAEGRHKAFSTCVSHLTVVIEHYGFASVIYLKPKGPQSLEIDTLMGITYTVLTPFLSPIIFSLRNKELKIAMKKTFLSKL; via the coding sequence ATGCAGGGAGCCAACTTCTCATCAGCAGCTGAATTCATCCTCATCGGCTTCTCCACCTTCCCCCACCTTCAGCTGATGTTCTTCCTGCTCTTCCTGCTGATGTACCTGTTCACGCTGCTGGGGAACCTGCTCATCATGGCCACCGTCTGGAGGGAGCACAGCCTCCACACACCCATGTACCTTTTCCTGTGTGCCCTCTCCATCTCTGAGATCCTCTACACCTTTGCTGTCATTCCGCGCATGCTGGCTGACCTGCTCTCCACTGACCACTCCATTGCTTTGAGAGCCTGTGCCAGCCAGATGTTCTTCTCCTTCATGTTTGGCTTCACCCACTCCTTCCTGCTCACCGTCATGGGCTATGACCGCTACGTGGCCATCTGCCACCCCCTGTGGTACAATGTGCTCATGAGCCCCCGAGGCTGCGCCTGCCTGGTGGCCTGGTCCTGGGCTGGAGGCTCAGTCATTGGCTTGGTCGTGACAGTAGCCATTTTCCAACTAACTTTCTGTGGATCTAATGAGATCCATCATTTTGTTTGCCATGTGCAGGCTCTTCTGAAGTTGGCCTGTGGAGAAAATGTCTCCATTCTGGCCACGGGCTTAGGACTTGTGTGTATTACCgccctgttgggctgctgtctcctCATCCTCCTGTCTTATGCCTTCATCGTGGCCACCATCTTGAGGATCCCTTCAGCTGAGGGCCGGCACAAAGCCTTCTCCACATGTGTGTCCCACCTCACCGTGGTGATAGAGCACTATGGCTTTGCTTCTGTCATCTACCTCAAGCCCAAGGGTCCCCAGTCTCTGGAAATAGACACCTTGATGGGCATCACCTACACGGTCCTCACTCCCTTCCTGAGCCCCATCATCTTCAGTCTCAGGAACAAGGAGCTGAAGATTGCCATGAAGAAGACCTTCCTCAGCAAACtctag